One Thermoplasma volcanium GSS1 genomic window carries:
- a CDS encoding tRNA (adenine-N1)-methyltransferase, translating into MAYPLIDQAYRNISLAIVICTFMILTSSDEDCTLENKTVNCKNKKIFIPPNFVASPGDLISVDGQPFIVAKFMPFNYGRLIKRRTQIISPADAAYIIMRTGLGIGMKAMEIGVGSGNLSAYILWAIGKEGHLTLVDREMESIQFSLNNLSKFYDLENVDYVIGDPSSLKVNNDYDALFVDIPNPWNYLENLKMVLKPGSMAEFYLPNFDQVEKTVLGLEEHGFVHLETAEIQRRRLIVRKDATRPASDDLTHSAYMVFSIFTSGLKASLKP; encoded by the coding sequence ATGGCTTACCCGCTGATCGATCAGGCTTATCGCAATATTTCATTAGCCATCGTAATATGCACCTTCATGATATTGACGTCATCAGATGAGGATTGCACTTTAGAAAATAAAACTGTGAATTGCAAAAACAAGAAGATCTTCATTCCTCCAAATTTCGTTGCTTCACCTGGAGACTTAATAAGCGTAGACGGCCAACCCTTTATTGTAGCCAAATTTATGCCATTCAACTATGGGAGGCTTATCAAAAGGCGTACCCAGATAATATCGCCAGCTGATGCTGCATACATTATTATGAGGACTGGCTTGGGCATAGGAATGAAGGCAATGGAGATAGGAGTGGGTTCAGGCAACCTGAGTGCATATATATTGTGGGCTATAGGAAAGGAGGGGCATCTTACACTCGTTGACAGGGAAATGGAGAGCATTCAATTTTCTCTTAACAATTTATCAAAGTTTTATGATCTGGAGAATGTAGATTATGTGATAGGAGATCCATCATCTCTAAAGGTGAACAACGATTACGATGCCCTGTTTGTCGATATACCAAATCCGTGGAATTATTTAGAAAATCTCAAAATGGTTTTAAAGCCCGGATCTATGGCAGAGTTCTATTTGCCGAACTTTGACCAGGTAGAAAAAACTGTTCTTGGGCTGGAAGAACATGGTTTCGTTCACCTAGAAACTGCTGAAATACAAAGGAGAAGGTTAATCGTAAGAAAGGACGCAACAAGGCCAGCTAGCGATGATCTTACGCATTCAGCATATATGGTCTTCTCTATATTCACAAGTGGATTAAAAGCATCATTGAAGCCGTAA
- a CDS encoding glycosyltransferase family 87 protein, whose protein sequence is MQRIDKNDEWEVLTRFEYIGFSIVLFMISYYIWTSEGYLSMFFDLAEWFMIFGSSAVIIFSLLPIDPTLGKVKATLLAALDISFIIVLALRFGILNGILVPVYIFFTFLAIFVVKKAFDIKKVNMKRFSYIFAISVQVLLIFVAIFMQGTLIEIALAIILLFLSMISYFRFKYLIYFSFIGTIILFALAILPYYPFLGTDELTLDLYASHLLILGFDPYKEVFMSNAFSYFHFPLYYTTPYTTGGYVENFSYPVLIAILLVPAEIFKFNPNLEILAFTIGLISVIVAYFIKKGMYYSALISAVLTIVDINVINFADGSVPDAIWAFFLALSLISMPRTKISSLFYGLSISTKQIPLIILPFLLFYIYKEYGFKKMLLFTGIFIGVFTIINGYFIILSPTAYVSSILSPISGNLIGVGQGISMISFAGFYALKPLYFALMEIYSFVFLFVIYIRYYENIKFAYLIFPVIVLFFNYRFLFNYIIFWPILSMIVIPLVLAKRKVKTIRVDRRKAAALTLIFFLVPAVSALPMHQSEQFKITSVSNFIFNGENVTEMNVNITFSGGEIPGMRFRFFPYGDLGNLNGYLWKSVQTIEGNTWINFTIMPLYSNSVLSNSYSYRLDAYYGNANAFFSINFENNL, encoded by the coding sequence ATGCAACGTATAGATAAAAACGATGAATGGGAGGTACTTACTAGATTTGAATACATAGGCTTCTCCATAGTTTTGTTTATGATCTCATACTACATCTGGACATCAGAGGGCTATTTATCGATGTTTTTTGACCTTGCAGAGTGGTTCATGATTTTCGGATCTTCTGCCGTGATAATATTTTCACTGCTACCTATTGATCCGACCTTAGGAAAAGTGAAAGCGACACTTCTTGCTGCGCTTGATATATCTTTTATCATAGTACTTGCATTAAGATTCGGTATATTAAATGGTATTCTTGTTCCAGTATACATATTTTTTACGTTTCTTGCTATCTTTGTAGTTAAGAAAGCCTTCGACATTAAAAAAGTAAACATGAAGCGCTTTTCTTATATATTTGCGATATCCGTACAGGTGTTGCTTATATTTGTAGCAATATTTATGCAGGGTACTTTGATTGAGATCGCCCTTGCGATCATCTTGTTGTTCCTTTCTATGATTTCGTACTTCCGTTTTAAGTATCTTATATATTTTTCTTTTATTGGCACGATAATACTATTTGCGTTAGCTATTCTCCCATATTATCCGTTTCTTGGTACTGATGAACTTACTTTAGATCTCTATGCATCTCACCTTTTGATCCTAGGATTTGATCCATACAAAGAAGTGTTCATGTCTAATGCATTTTCCTATTTTCATTTTCCTCTCTATTATACAACTCCATACACAACAGGAGGATACGTTGAGAACTTTTCATATCCTGTTCTAATAGCCATTTTATTGGTGCCAGCTGAAATATTTAAATTTAACCCGAATCTTGAAATCCTCGCTTTCACTATCGGGTTAATATCTGTTATCGTTGCCTACTTTATCAAAAAAGGCATGTATTACTCTGCACTTATATCAGCAGTACTAACGATTGTAGACATAAATGTAATTAATTTTGCCGATGGTTCCGTTCCGGATGCGATATGGGCCTTCTTCCTCGCTCTCTCCCTGATATCGATGCCACGAACGAAGATTTCATCCCTATTTTACGGCCTCTCCATTTCCACAAAGCAGATCCCCTTAATAATACTCCCATTTTTGCTGTTCTATATCTATAAAGAATATGGATTCAAGAAGATGCTTCTGTTTACTGGAATATTTATTGGCGTGTTCACCATAATCAATGGTTACTTTATAATTTTATCACCTACTGCCTATGTATCATCGATCCTTTCACCTATTTCAGGTAATTTAATAGGTGTAGGGCAGGGTATAAGCATGATAAGTTTTGCCGGTTTTTATGCTTTGAAACCACTATACTTTGCCTTAATGGAGATATATTCCTTCGTATTCCTTTTCGTTATTTATATCCGCTATTACGAGAACATCAAATTTGCTTATCTAATATTCCCTGTTATAGTTCTGTTTTTCAATTATAGGTTTCTCTTTAACTATATAATCTTTTGGCCGATACTGTCAATGATAGTAATACCGCTTGTACTGGCAAAGAGAAAAGTAAAGACAATAAGAGTTGACCGAAGGAAAGCCGCCGCTCTAACCTTAATATTTTTTTTGGTTCCTGCTGTATCGGCATTACCAATGCACCAGTCAGAACAGTTCAAGATAACATCAGTTTCAAATTTTATATTTAACGGGGAAAACGTAACAGAAATGAACGTTAATATAACATTTTCTGGTGGAGAAATACCAGGAATGCGTTTCAGATTCTTTCCCTATGGTGATCTAGGAAACCTTAACGGATACCTTTGGAAATCGGTTCAAACGATTGAAGGGAATACCTGGATAAACTTTACGATTATGCCACTATACAGCAATTCGGTGCTTTCTAACAGTTATTCCTATCGCCTCGATGCCTATTACGGCAACGCAAACGCTTTCTTTTCAATAAATTTTGAAAATAATCTATGA
- a CDS encoding ABC transporter permease has product MPSRFRVAYSYYLKNYYRSRSFYLMLVLIIIITSIMTYFSFRYQQKINTFLSKFGTGVPSVSLKSRALDYIWSFVLADVPVYAAVFFGSPSISSEIEDRTSFHIFALPIDRYTLLISKYAAAYTVTLIISTIYVIFEAAVTSIVYGKLETSLFLESYGILLIFIASILAFTFFISSVYNRNIYAYITVLIIYFLVFNAVDVITSLLYNVTSPYLLNNAATVLMRVFINVNLFSFSPTISLSPAPTTTVLLAVIVMIIYLVGSISAASIIFERKEAK; this is encoded by the coding sequence ATGCCGAGTAGGTTCAGAGTCGCATACTCTTACTATTTAAAAAATTACTACAGATCGAGAAGCTTTTATTTAATGCTAGTTCTAATTATTATAATAACTAGCATAATGACGTATTTTTCATTTCGCTATCAGCAAAAAATAAATACGTTTCTATCCAAGTTTGGAACAGGCGTACCCTCCGTATCTCTAAAGTCCAGAGCTCTGGATTATATATGGTCATTTGTACTGGCTGACGTTCCGGTGTACGCCGCTGTATTTTTTGGATCTCCTTCCATATCCAGCGAAATTGAAGATCGGACGTCGTTTCATATATTCGCATTGCCTATAGACAGATATACGTTACTCATCTCGAAATACGCAGCTGCTTACACTGTTACTCTTATCATTTCTACTATATACGTAATATTTGAAGCTGCAGTTACAAGCATCGTCTATGGAAAGTTAGAAACTTCTCTCTTCTTGGAATCTTACGGCATATTGCTAATATTTATAGCATCCATATTAGCGTTTACATTTTTCATAAGCAGCGTATACAATAGGAACATATACGCCTACATAACAGTGTTAATAATATATTTCTTAGTATTTAATGCTGTAGATGTTATTACGAGCTTACTCTACAACGTAACTTCGCCGTATCTACTCAACAACGCAGCCACAGTGCTTATGAGGGTATTTATAAACGTGAACCTATTCTCATTTTCCCCAACAATATCCCTTTCGCCGGCACCAACCACAACCGTACTTCTTGCAGTTATCGTGATGATAATATATTTAGTTGGTTCAATTTCAGCTGCTTCAATTATATTTGAGAGGAAAGAGGCAAAATGA
- a CDS encoding GtrA family protein codes for MLNNTQKAISEYYYDPLSILSDKTLIVITNDEDIPKNVPPFGEIKVFNRSAIEKDKQKFKSTLSESTYYMIVDGGYGSNAIENDVSLLDRYDIIVERRKLRWLLKIFKKVLDEDERLAETSLDVILTNSKVMEYIINRGYKISRETILKVISSNRFNVKYVDTNILQNVSSFFYVTLFEISHSSLLRYLAVGTSGIVVNEMLLKLLSYHIPLTFADALAIETSISTNFLLNEYWTFRGRKVSKSVKNIFKRMGLHNFTSLLGLGINLGIFTLLVYGGTEILIANMIGITAAFLSRYLMSSRIIWKNKNEKDIISP; via the coding sequence ATGCTCAATAACACTCAAAAGGCAATATCCGAGTATTATTATGATCCATTATCAATTTTGTCAGACAAAACTCTGATCGTGATTACTAACGATGAAGACATACCTAAGAACGTTCCTCCATTTGGTGAAATTAAGGTTTTTAATAGATCGGCCATAGAAAAAGATAAGCAGAAGTTTAAATCGACACTTAGCGAAAGCACATATTATATGATTGTTGATGGCGGTTACGGTTCAAATGCTATAGAGAATGATGTATCGTTGCTTGATAGGTATGACATAATAGTGGAAAGAAGAAAATTACGTTGGCTTTTAAAAATATTCAAGAAAGTTTTGGATGAAGATGAGAGATTAGCTGAAACCTCACTCGACGTAATACTAACAAATTCGAAAGTAATGGAATACATAATAAACAGAGGTTATAAGATATCGAGGGAAACGATCCTGAAAGTTATTTCCAGTAATAGGTTCAACGTTAAGTACGTAGATACGAACATCTTGCAAAATGTATCAAGTTTTTTTTATGTGACACTATTCGAGATATCCCATAGTTCACTGTTGAGATACCTTGCAGTTGGGACTTCTGGCATAGTGGTAAATGAGATGCTACTTAAATTGCTTTCATACCATATCCCACTTACATTTGCAGATGCGTTGGCTATAGAGACTAGCATATCCACAAACTTTTTACTGAACGAATACTGGACTTTCAGAGGTAGGAAGGTCTCGAAATCTGTAAAAAATATATTTAAGAGAATGGGCCTGCATAACTTTACTTCCCTTCTAGGGCTTGGAATTAACCTTGGGATATTCACTTTGCTCGTTTATGGAGGAACAGAGATACTTATTGCCAACATGATCGGCATAACTGCAGCATTTTTATCTCGGTATCTTATGTCATCTAGAATAATATGGAAAAATAAAAATGAAAAAGATATAATATCGCCTTGA
- a CDS encoding ABC transporter ATP-binding protein has protein sequence MNKVSVEKISKSYGKFRALDNVSFEVEGNGCLVLLGPNGAGKTTLMKTMTNIIRPTSGNVKINDINVRENPKKALMNVGSLIEQPEFYSYITGYEALMFTCMMRGLDRKTCESEVENLARLTNSKGYLTRKTREYSRGMKQRVGLASAMIGDPNIIILDEPTFGLDPSGMKEVRDLIIKLKKEKLIILSTHLLYEAQQLADWVAIINSGKLQYYGEQEKENYIEITGNVDVKKLPNSIDSVIYAGQNRIIVKKKTGARNSEIIENLIELGNTVDTFNYYSILEDLYVNQVGMTSD, from the coding sequence ATGAACAAGGTATCTGTTGAAAAAATTTCGAAATCATACGGGAAGTTTAGAGCTCTTGATAACGTTAGCTTTGAAGTTGAAGGAAACGGGTGCCTTGTTTTGCTTGGACCCAATGGCGCCGGGAAAACTACGTTGATGAAGACCATGACGAACATTATTAGGCCTACATCAGGAAATGTGAAGATAAACGATATAAATGTAAGAGAGAATCCTAAAAAAGCACTCATGAATGTCGGATCGCTGATCGAACAGCCCGAGTTTTACTCATACATAACTGGTTACGAGGCATTAATGTTTACTTGCATGATGAGAGGCCTTGATAGGAAGACCTGCGAATCGGAAGTTGAAAACCTTGCACGTTTAACAAACTCAAAGGGGTATCTGACTAGGAAGACTAGAGAATATTCAAGAGGTATGAAGCAAAGAGTAGGCTTGGCATCGGCAATGATAGGCGACCCGAACATAATAATATTAGACGAACCGACGTTCGGACTCGATCCTTCAGGAATGAAAGAGGTTAGGGATCTCATAATTAAGCTGAAAAAGGAGAAGTTGATAATACTTAGTACTCATCTTCTTTACGAGGCCCAGCAGCTTGCAGACTGGGTAGCTATCATCAATTCTGGTAAACTGCAATACTACGGAGAGCAGGAAAAAGAGAACTATATAGAGATAACTGGTAATGTAGATGTAAAGAAACTACCAAATAGTATAGATTCCGTTATATATGCTGGGCAAAATCGCATAATAGTCAAGAAAAAAACCGGGGCCAGAAACTCAGAAATAATAGAGAATCTCATAGAATTAGGGAATACGGTCGATACTTTCAACTACTACAGCATTCTGGAAGATTTATATGTTAACCAGGTTGGAATGACCTCAGACTGA
- a CDS encoding D-sedoheptulose 7-phosphate isomerase, whose translation MDLSDYIEAGNKARRSIDLNHIEKIGRDIVNVFNSGGKLIVFGNGGSAADSQHFVAELSGHFSKERKALPAMALTVNTSALTAISNDYSYDVVFSRQLEAFAKPGDYVVGISTSGNSVNVVKGLERAKELGCKTLAMTGRSGGKIAKVAEEAIMIDSEVTSIIQEAHIAAIHMICSVIDSYY comes from the coding sequence ATGGATCTTTCTGATTACATTGAAGCGGGGAACAAGGCAAGGAGGAGCATAGACTTAAACCATATTGAAAAGATAGGGAGGGATATAGTTAATGTATTTAATTCTGGGGGCAAGCTGATCGTGTTCGGAAATGGAGGTTCCGCAGCAGATTCACAGCATTTCGTTGCTGAATTAAGTGGCCATTTTAGTAAAGAAAGGAAGGCGCTGCCGGCTATGGCTCTTACGGTGAATACTTCAGCTTTAACGGCTATATCCAATGATTACTCTTACGACGTTGTTTTCTCAAGGCAATTGGAAGCTTTTGCTAAGCCAGGTGATTATGTTGTTGGGATAAGCACTTCTGGTAATTCGGTGAACGTAGTAAAAGGACTAGAGCGGGCAAAAGAGCTAGGATGCAAAACATTAGCAATGACGGGAAGATCTGGAGGCAAAATTGCTAAGGTTGCCGAAGAAGCGATAATGATAGATTCCGAAGTAACTTCGATAATACAGGAGGCTCACATAGCTGCCATACACATGATATGCTCAGTAATAGATAGTTATTACTGA
- a CDS encoding 2-hydroxyacid dehydrogenase: MHVYVNFPVEDKFKKIGESILDNYDVHWYPDYYDADAILIKNTYVIGKNTKMIQTLSAGVDHIDVQGIPENVVLCSNAGAYSISVAEHAFALLLARAKNVIENDMNMKNGKFIQSPTKLLYSKTLGILGYGGIGRRVAELGKAFGMDIAVFTRTLVKEGGVRFYKEPGPVLENSDVVVISLPLTDNTRGMINSSKLEMMKKDAMLINVARADIVVKEDILKHLISNPDFTYISDVWWNEPNITETNIKNTILSPHIAGGMSGEIMELAYEQAFRNIKAFFEGKPNNIVRKEEYKKRNERFVGI, encoded by the coding sequence ATGCATGTTTATGTTAATTTTCCAGTAGAAGATAAATTCAAGAAGATAGGTGAAAGTATTCTTGACAACTATGACGTTCATTGGTATCCTGATTATTATGATGCAGATGCGATACTCATAAAAAACACTTACGTTATAGGCAAAAACACAAAGATGATACAGACGTTGAGTGCTGGCGTCGACCATATAGATGTTCAAGGCATTCCTGAAAATGTTGTTTTATGCTCGAATGCTGGTGCTTACTCAATTTCCGTTGCGGAGCATGCCTTCGCACTTCTCTTGGCCAGAGCCAAGAATGTGATAGAGAACGACATGAACATGAAGAATGGGAAGTTTATACAATCACCGACAAAGCTTCTTTATTCTAAAACCTTAGGGATCCTGGGCTATGGAGGCATAGGAAGAAGAGTAGCCGAGCTTGGAAAGGCGTTCGGTATGGACATTGCAGTATTCACAAGAACTCTGGTTAAGGAGGGTGGCGTTAGATTTTACAAAGAACCTGGACCAGTACTTGAAAATTCTGATGTAGTTGTCATATCTCTACCACTTACCGATAATACAAGGGGAATGATAAATTCCTCAAAACTAGAAATGATGAAGAAAGACGCAATGCTCATTAACGTGGCTAGGGCAGACATAGTTGTCAAAGAAGATATTCTTAAACATCTAATTTCGAACCCTGACTTTACCTATATTTCTGATGTTTGGTGGAATGAACCAAACATAACCGAAACAAACATCAAAAATACGATCCTATCACCGCATATAGCAGGAGGCATGTCAGGCGAAATAATGGAACTAGCCTACGAGCAGGCATTTCGAAATATCAAGGCGTTCTTTGAGGGGAAGCCAAATAATATCGTTCGCAAGGAGGAATACAAAAAGAGGAACGAGAGGTTTGTGGGAATATAG
- a CDS encoding glycosyltransferase family 87 protein: MNRFRSWDVALSITLIIYASVAWLSVGYDDLAALILVWIELFTAAFLLIQSVTSISVRTRGALIYFSILTSLLLLVTISVKYVSSSQLEDEILIQTNAAYLFLHGQDPYVKANMLKLFSVSTVPIFNTPALTGGYVYYLIYPGLSVLLFLPSVYFHFYPAYVIITFNFLSIILLIEYYRRQKMQLQVPLIITIVMVSAFYLGFTVAGVSSIIWVFFLAAAYVSRKNPYISGALFGLSAAYKQDPIIVLPFFIYFLYKEYGTLHAGKFVGLASASFLLVNLPFIIMGPYAWFTSVLGVATQKVIGVGFGPSILSFAGYINISPLYFIALLIAAELVLFYFYAKYYNALKWSFFAFPALVMLLNYRVLISYLIYWPFLIMLVLPDVNILENTIKPLRIKRKVFIAISIIIVLITAGFMVPVQANHSTMKINGIPEYGDNLSVPGYLDYMLVSINYEPGNGDNSTTPVYFRIFPDVGMQNYNINGLLWHTPVKLRPGHNIVPIYPDNYYDLLPSNVSFNIEAYYGKVSTFFHSSGIYASPKYPIDNPMLLYPSYDKASPFPGWTLYGKNYSFNYTSSGFLIRSEGWVYIESPVDILNPNISNFTLSYRISGYGVYGYSIDFSGFNYTVSSTKFEYNSNTTFFTISNNISLVNFTEARDVAYEYKWPMYSTTFVFFCGPNSYISVGDGNATYR; encoded by the coding sequence ATGAATCGGTTTCGGTCATGGGACGTTGCACTCTCAATCACCCTTATAATTTATGCCTCGGTAGCATGGCTATCGGTAGGCTACGACGACTTGGCAGCCCTGATACTAGTTTGGATTGAGCTCTTTACTGCGGCGTTCCTGCTTATACAGTCCGTAACTTCTATATCTGTCAGAACTAGGGGCGCGCTCATATACTTCTCGATCTTAACTTCGCTTCTTCTCCTGGTTACCATTTCAGTTAAATACGTATCTTCATCTCAGTTGGAGGATGAAATACTGATACAGACGAACGCCGCATACCTGTTCTTGCACGGCCAAGATCCTTATGTAAAGGCGAATATGCTCAAACTTTTCAGCGTATCCACTGTTCCAATTTTCAACACACCTGCCCTCACTGGAGGGTATGTTTATTATCTGATCTATCCTGGCCTCTCTGTTCTTCTTTTCTTGCCTTCTGTTTATTTTCATTTTTATCCCGCATACGTAATAATAACGTTTAATTTTCTTTCAATTATACTGCTAATAGAGTATTATAGAAGACAAAAAATGCAATTGCAGGTTCCATTGATAATAACAATCGTAATGGTGTCTGCATTTTACCTAGGCTTCACAGTTGCAGGGGTATCATCCATTATATGGGTCTTCTTCCTAGCCGCTGCATACGTTTCAAGAAAGAATCCTTATATATCCGGCGCACTATTTGGACTTTCTGCAGCTTATAAGCAGGATCCCATTATTGTTCTACCCTTCTTCATCTATTTCCTCTATAAAGAATATGGAACTTTGCACGCAGGAAAATTTGTAGGGTTAGCGTCTGCCTCCTTTTTGCTGGTTAACCTTCCCTTTATTATTATGGGCCCGTATGCCTGGTTTACCTCTGTATTAGGTGTAGCCACGCAGAAAGTAATAGGCGTTGGTTTTGGGCCGTCTATTCTGTCCTTTGCAGGCTACATCAACATATCGCCGCTATATTTTATCGCCCTCTTAATAGCAGCCGAACTTGTACTATTCTATTTCTACGCAAAATACTATAACGCACTCAAATGGTCATTCTTTGCCTTTCCAGCTCTCGTAATGCTTCTCAACTACAGAGTCCTTATCAGCTATTTAATATATTGGCCATTTCTCATAATGCTGGTGTTGCCTGATGTAAACATACTGGAGAACACGATTAAGCCGCTAAGGATAAAAAGAAAGGTCTTCATAGCCATATCTATTATAATTGTGCTGATAACAGCAGGGTTTATGGTTCCCGTACAAGCGAACCATAGCACAATGAAGATCAACGGTATACCCGAATATGGCGACAACCTATCTGTTCCTGGTTATTTAGACTATATGCTTGTTTCAATCAACTACGAACCAGGAAACGGCGATAATAGCACCACGCCTGTGTACTTTAGAATATTCCCTGATGTCGGAATGCAGAATTACAATATCAACGGGCTCCTCTGGCATACCCCTGTAAAGCTAAGGCCTGGCCATAACATTGTACCTATATACCCAGACAATTACTACGATTTACTGCCCTCAAACGTTTCCTTTAATATAGAAGCATACTATGGAAAAGTTAGCACATTTTTCCACTCAAGTGGGATATATGCAAGCCCAAAATATCCAATAGATAATCCAATGCTGCTTTATCCTTCTTACGATAAAGCAAGTCCTTTTCCCGGATGGACGCTTTACGGGAAAAATTACAGTTTCAATTATACCAGTAGCGGATTTTTAATTAGGTCCGAAGGATGGGTCTATATCGAATCACCTGTTGATATTTTAAACCCAAATATATCGAACTTTACTCTTAGTTATCGGATCAGTGGTTACGGCGTATATGGTTATTCCATAGATTTTAGTGGCTTTAATTACACAGTCAGCTCAACCAAATTTGAATATAATAGCAATACAACATTCTTCACCATAAGCAACAATATTTCACTGGTTAATTTTACTGAAGCCCGTGACGTTGCATATGAGTACAAATGGCCGATGTATAGTACTACCTTTGTGTTCTTCTGTGGTCCCAATTCCTACATTTCAGTTGGTGATGGAAATGCAACGTATAGATAA
- a CDS encoding glycosyltransferase: MTIRYSTKDVTIVVPVYNEEVGIFAETMKSLRNQGAVVKVFGDSCDGVYKQIAESMGFDFIKIEEHVGKRGVLSRSMQYVDTPLVMFVDSDTVLPQGAVLDMLKYFDDHVGGVGTNITINKSGHPVSYSSEFVERVREVIFKSISKNSSVMVLDGRCAMYRADLVKPLLTSKEFTENIVMGRKSKLGDDRQITSYLIRQGYRTVKDYNVYVRTYQYSSFKKFFRQQVRWGRVGWTYFFKDIWNGTARKAGALYTFDLLYMYLLPLFTTIIAILSLIYILPHIHFFFGGSGKIVYADAYLRLRLHDPSFIPIFWIIRTIVGFLNTAAIVIFGVTISVTIKKERFRVFAYGALGLLLMYISTIYALFTFFKQDKWLTR; the protein is encoded by the coding sequence ATGACAATAAGATATTCTACTAAGGACGTGACGATCGTTGTACCAGTATACAACGAAGAAGTTGGTATATTTGCAGAAACCATGAAATCGCTAAGGAACCAGGGTGCAGTTGTTAAAGTCTTCGGCGACAGCTGTGATGGTGTTTACAAGCAAATAGCAGAGTCCATGGGCTTCGATTTCATAAAGATAGAGGAACACGTAGGAAAGCGCGGCGTTCTCTCTAGATCTATGCAGTACGTTGATACTCCACTGGTAATGTTTGTAGACAGCGATACTGTACTGCCTCAGGGTGCTGTGTTAGACATGCTGAAATATTTCGATGATCATGTAGGCGGAGTTGGGACCAACATAACGATAAACAAGAGTGGGCATCCTGTTTCTTATTCTTCCGAATTTGTAGAAAGAGTAAGGGAGGTTATATTCAAGTCTATATCCAAAAACAGTTCAGTAATGGTACTTGACGGTAGATGCGCCATGTACAGGGCAGATCTAGTGAAGCCTTTGCTTACTTCCAAGGAATTCACTGAAAACATAGTGATGGGCCGAAAAAGCAAGCTTGGTGATGATAGGCAAATTACTTCTTACTTAATAAGGCAGGGGTATAGAACGGTGAAAGATTATAATGTTTACGTCAGAACATACCAATATTCTAGTTTCAAGAAATTTTTTAGACAGCAGGTAAGGTGGGGAAGAGTCGGATGGACCTATTTCTTTAAGGATATATGGAATGGCACTGCAAGGAAAGCAGGGGCCCTTTATACTTTTGATTTGCTTTATATGTATCTGCTCCCTCTCTTCACTACTATTATAGCTATTCTCTCCTTAATTTACATTTTACCCCATATACACTTCTTCTTTGGTGGATCGGGGAAGATTGTGTATGCCGATGCGTACCTACGACTACGATTACACGATCCTTCGTTTATTCCTATTTTTTGGATCATCAGAACGATAGTCGGATTCCTGAATACTGCAGCAATTGTCATCTTTGGCGTCACAATATCAGTTACTATCAAAAAGGAAAGATTTAGAGTTTTTGCTTATGGCGCACTAGGGCTGCTGCTAATGTACATTTCCACTATCTACGCGCTATTCACGTTCTTTAAGCAGGATAAATGGCTTACCCGCTGA